A window from Hemicordylus capensis ecotype Gifberg chromosome 2, rHemCap1.1.pri, whole genome shotgun sequence encodes these proteins:
- the LOC128346957 gene encoding trafficking protein particle complex subunit 13 isoform X8, whose protein sequence is MYQSFHELDELCAQDTYPNVLKPLDVKTKFYNAETDEVFLEAQIQNITTSPMFMEKVSLEPSMMYNVAELNAVGQGGESLSTFGTRTYLQPMDTRQYLYCLKPKQEFAEKAGVIKGVTVIGKLDIVWKTNLGERGRLQTSQLQRMAPGYGDVRLSLETIPDTVNLEEPFEITCKITNCSSERTMDLVLEMCNTNSIHWCGVSGRQLGKLHPTSSLHLTLTLLSSVQGLQSVSGLRLTDTFLKRTYEYDDIAQVCVVSSKIKEN, encoded by the exons ATGTATCAATCTTTCCACGAGTTGGATGAACTGTGTGCACAAGACACTTACCCTAAT GTCCTCAAACCCCTAGATGTGAAAACAAAATTCTACAATGCTGAG ACTGATGAAGTCTTTTTGGAAGCTCAGATTCAGAACATCACAACTTCTCCAATGTTTATGGAGAAGGTGTCATTGGAGCCTTCAATGATGTACAATGTAGCAGAATTAAATGCTGTTGGCCAAGGTGGAGAAAG CTTGTCCACATTTGGTACGAGGACATACTTGCAGCCCATGGATACACGGCAGTATTTATACTGTCTGAAACCCAAGCAGGAGTTTGCAGAGAAAGCTGGAGTTATTAAAGGCGTAACAGTTATTGGGAAGCTAGACATTGTATGGAAGACAAACCTGGGCGAAAGGGGAAGGTTGCAAACCAGTCAGCTTCAAAGAATG GCTCCAGGTTATGGTGATGTGAGGCTTTCACTGGAGACCATACCAGACACAGTAAACCTGGAAGAACCTTTTGAAATTACATGTAAAATAACAAATTGCAG CAGTGAAAGGACCATGGATCTGGTTTTGGAAATGTGCAACACTAACTCCATTCACTGGTGTGGAGTATCTGGAAGGCAGCTGGGCAAACTTCACCCCACTTCCTCCCTTCATCTGACACTTACGTTACTCTCATCAGTACAGGGACTACAA AGCGTCTCTGGTTTGAGATTGACAGACACCTTTTTGAAGAGAACGTATGAATATGATGATATTGCACAAGTCTGTGTGGTTTCTTCAAAAATAAAAGAGAACTAA